From Pandoraea vervacti, the proteins below share one genomic window:
- a CDS encoding outer membrane lipoprotein LolB, with protein MVKFFGSARAPRRAGLHQSVRAAALALACAAAVVVTGCASLAPPAPVEPTAGVSVEHYRGRFSVRYEQNGETRNTYGNFDWQQNGENATVQLLDPLGQTQAIVRQSPRSASLELPGKAPLTGPRLEDVMHDALGFALPVGGLRYWLHMQGAPGSQASIERDAQTQRPTRLKQDGWTIDYQAYFDGTPTRVKRIDLSRDLDGSPLAVRLVIDE; from the coding sequence ATGGTGAAGTTTTTCGGATCGGCGCGAGCCCCGCGACGCGCCGGTTTGCACCAGTCCGTTCGCGCGGCAGCGCTTGCGCTGGCGTGCGCCGCCGCTGTCGTCGTCACGGGTTGCGCAAGTCTCGCGCCGCCCGCACCCGTCGAGCCGACGGCCGGGGTGAGTGTCGAGCATTATCGCGGCCGCTTCTCCGTGCGCTACGAGCAAAACGGGGAGACGCGCAACACCTACGGCAACTTCGACTGGCAGCAAAACGGAGAGAACGCCACCGTTCAACTGCTCGATCCGCTGGGGCAGACGCAGGCCATCGTGCGCCAAAGCCCGCGCAGCGCGTCGCTCGAATTGCCCGGCAAGGCGCCGCTCACCGGCCCTCGGCTCGAAGATGTCATGCACGATGCGCTCGGCTTCGCATTGCCCGTGGGCGGCCTGCGGTACTGGCTGCACATGCAGGGGGCGCCAGGCTCGCAGGCGAGCATCGAGCGCGATGCGCAAACGCAACGTCCCACACGTCTGAAGCAGGACGGCTGGACCATCGACTATCAGGCGTACTTCGACGGCACGCCGACGCGCGTCAAGCGTATCGACCTGTCGCGCGATCTCGATGGCTCGCCGCTGGCCGTGCGGCTCGTGATCGACGAATAG
- the ispE gene encoding 4-(cytidine 5'-diphospho)-2-C-methyl-D-erythritol kinase, whose translation MYEILRDCPAPAKLNLFLHIVGRRPNGYHELQTVFQLIDWADTLHFERRDDGRIVHTNPLPGVPPETDLTVRAAHLLQAHCGVRFGVDIGIEKRLPAGGGIGGGSSDAATTLLALNRMWQLDLPREVLQTLALKLGADVPFFVFGRNAFAQGLGEELQAVDLPERHFLVVNPRTHVATSKIFNDPLLTRDSKIVTMAFFLEHANKNVFETDEIFRNDMQAAVTREYAEVAAVIDWFRTFTTARMTGSGASVFAAFDTKADAEAAYKRLPERWIGQVTTSLAEHPMFAFA comes from the coding sequence ATGTACGAGATCCTGCGTGACTGCCCGGCCCCGGCCAAGCTGAATTTGTTCCTGCACATCGTAGGACGCCGGCCCAACGGCTATCACGAACTCCAAACCGTCTTCCAACTGATCGACTGGGCCGACACGCTGCATTTCGAGCGTCGCGACGATGGCCGGATCGTGCACACGAACCCGCTGCCGGGCGTGCCGCCGGAGACCGATCTGACCGTGCGCGCAGCCCATCTGCTGCAAGCGCACTGCGGCGTGCGCTTTGGCGTGGATATCGGGATCGAGAAGCGCCTGCCCGCGGGCGGCGGCATCGGCGGCGGCAGTTCGGACGCGGCCACCACGCTGCTCGCGCTCAACCGCATGTGGCAACTCGACCTGCCACGCGAAGTCCTCCAGACGCTGGCATTGAAGCTGGGGGCGGACGTGCCGTTTTTCGTGTTCGGCCGAAACGCCTTTGCACAGGGCCTGGGAGAGGAATTGCAGGCTGTGGATCTGCCCGAACGGCACTTCCTCGTGGTCAACCCGCGCACGCACGTCGCCACCAGCAAAATATTTAACGATCCCCTGTTGACAAGGGATTCGAAGATCGTCACAATGGCGTTCTTTCTTGAGCACGCCAACAAAAACGTGTTCGAAACGGATGAAATTTTCCGTAACGACATGCAGGCGGCAGTCACTCGAGAATACGCGGAAGTCGCTGCTGTGATTGACTGGTTCAGAACCTTCACCACTGCACGTATGACGGGATCCGGTGCCAGCGTGTTTGCAGCATTCGACACGAAGGCAGATGCGGAAGCGGCATACAAGCGATTGCCAGAGCGCTGGATCGGTCAAGTGACCACTAGCCTGGCCGAACATCCAATGTTCGCCTTCGCGTAA